The genomic DNA TCTGCTCGATACAAATGgcaatgaaatttaatttcttaagGAAAGTTTACGCCCAAAACCCGGGATCTCACGCGCCCTGATGGGTAAGCCTTCATCCTGCAAAACTTTATCAAACGCTCGTTACTTATTACCATAAATGGTCGCAACGGAACACGGCAAAAGCCTCTCAGTCGAACTTTTTCATTAGTTTCGAAACCTCTCTCCACAACAATCACGACCACGAACGCCGGTCGTCTAAGGCTGACTTTACGCAGCTAGCCCTAAAACACCCCTGTTAGTGGCAGGTCAGGTAATGAATTACATCTGCTTGGTAACATTTAATTTACATTTGACCTTGCTTGTTCCTCTGCCCCTGTGCCTTAGTGTGCCCCGACAGACTGTTGGTAGTTCATTGCGGTCACAGTAAAAACAGCTAGATTTGAGCATGGGTCACAGTAATAGGCAGTACAATGATTGAAAAGAAACAAGTCGAGACTTTACAATGCAGCGCACTTTACAGCACGAGACTAAGGAAAATGTGATTGTAATTCGTTCACTTACCATGCTTGCCTTCCTCGCCTTCCAACGCCTGCAACGTAATTGTATGCAGTTCCTCCTCCAAGTCGACATGGCAATCGACAACATCCCACGAAAGGAAGCCTGTGGATAaaggggaaaaaggaaatggaaaagaattTATTATAACGAAGcaaatttgttttcttgttgtcAGTAGCTTGTCTTGTTTTTAGCCCCAAATGTGACAAACatttgatgaattttttttacgaaaaatggttttatcTTGATGACGAAAAGTCTTCCTAAGAGCTCGGTGTGCAATATTTTGCAAACATGCTACCAACTGCAACACTCGtctgtttgtgtttgtcttAGTCTTTTGGAGCTTCTCCCAAAATATTGTGCTGCTCACGGAGCCGGCTCGCTCGGGGTACATTGTGGTACTTCACACGATCACGAATCCATACCCGATCGGCGTCATACTCCGCAAAAAGCACGGGTGCAGAAAACTGTTGATAAGTTTTACTTGCATAAGCAAATTGTTGCGACTGGCAACACCCTTGACCGTCGTCTGAAGGCTTTTTCTCGCCAACGGCACGTAGTGTGTGAGCTTGCGTTCCTCTTGCCGATGGTGGTAAGCTTGGCTTTATTCAGATTCGTTCAGCGGCTCAGTCGCTCCGTGCCAGTTTTCCCGACCAGTCTTCAAGATGGTATTTTCTCGCGATAGATTGTTGGCGAAGGTGGCGGTTACGCTGGTTATCCTAGCCATTGTGATGGACGTACAAAAGCAGGGTTAGTTACACACATCGGGGCTTTCAAGCTGTCGTTCCACGGTGAGACGATTTCATCTCAATTTTCCAGGCGCTAATGCACTAAGATGCCATCATTGCGGTTGGGACACGTGCGGATCACACGAGGAGCTCGTTGAGTGCAATCTCGAGCGCGTCAACCAAGTTCACGGACATCTTCAGCGGTTGGTGAATTTGACGCAGTACACACAGCCGCCCAGCTCGGGTGAGTTTGCGTGCTTCGAACTGCAGCTCACCAACACCCACGGTAACCGATCGGGAACCGTCAAGAGTTGCACGCTGCAGTCCTCCAAAATGTGTGATTTGAGTGATTGGAAGTCGGTAAAGGTGGTCGGCTGCAACACGTGTAACGATCGAGACTTTTGCAACGGATTCAATACACTGGTGCCGGCTAAAATTGACAAAGGAGCCggcttttccttttcgctgTACAAATCGTCGTCCGCTGCGGGCCCTATAAAACACCTGCGACGTTTATGGTATTCCGTACTAACGGTAGGTCTTGTAGTTCTCTTCGTTTAACTTCCGGTGGCTGGCGTCTTGCATAGTGACGTCATTTCGCATTTCGCACCATTTGTACCTTTGCAGCGCTCAATCCCAATCGCTTTTGTGTGAAGCTTTGGATTATTGCGAATAAATCAATTGCTTGATCGTTTTACCTCGTCATTGTCACATTCGTTTATGAGATGACAAACACCACCGATAGACCCGAACCTATGAGCTGAGGTGCTTTAAAACACGTCCTCCATCCGTCCAACTGCCACTGATGGCGTGATGTAAtcaatgaaattaattattctgTCCATCACGAATAAACGTCATTCCACCTGAGATGTGCCGTGGATCTTTGGAGCGATTCGCCCCGTCGCTTAGCGTTTCGGTGACTTCAATTTTCCAAAGTAATCTCATTTCGGCGAAGCATAATTAATGAGAGTGGCTGGGGCGGGTTTCGTTTCCGGCCTGCAGCCAACGCGACAATGCCGTGCTGAAATTGTTCTTCCAATCTAACGCGGTAACATTTTATCACGTAGCACATCCTATACCCGCGAGGCCCCAAAGTGCTTGAAAGATGCGCTGACGTTACGTGTTATATTTCCATCAGCTCAAAGCCGGTGTAATTAATTAGTACATTTTACTGTGAGATTTGGAACGTTTTCTTAAAACTTTTTTCCATTTGTCCCCAAAGTGAGCATGACGTCAAGGTTAAGGTTGTCGTATGAGAATGCATCACTTAAACAGAAGCAAAACCCTAGGGCAGCTCAAGACTGCTATCGCTGTTTTATAAACTCCAATCACGCCAATCGGACGTGCCTTTACGGTTCTATCATCACACCAAGCGGCTAATCCTCAGGGTGTATGGCCGCTCTGCCAAGCTGTTTCAGTGCGGTGACAGTTCGATTCATTCCTTTTTGGGCTCACAGCAGGAGAAAGCATAACTGAAAAACTCGAAGGTCATACGAATGACATCACTAGCATGACGTAGAACTGCGCCGACGATAGAAGCAATTGCGCGAGGCAAACGGACGCACGTCGCGATTCGCATGTGACGATTTTTTTAGGAACATTTTTGCTTGTAGCTGcagacagcaaaacaaaacgttacTGTCTGTGCTGTGCTCACACATAAAAGGAAACAAACGAACACTTCAGACGGCGAGTGTTGGACGAGTATTTAATAGCCCCCATATGAATGACCTGCGCTCCACGTCTTAGGAAAGCATTGAATCAGCTAAACTGGATGCGATAATGCTTGGAACGAGATTGCACCAGGTTGGATGATGAAGTAGTCTCGAGTCGACGATCGAGCTTGTGCTATTTGAAACCACTAGAATGAATAATCGAAAGGAACAAAAGGGGATTTTTAGCCTGCAATCACCACCGATAAAGGAAACAAGTCAAGGCTTCTTGTAGCGTGATAAGCAGTGATAGCAAAGTAGAATAGTTCTCATGCTCTCTTATTCAATCCATCCAATAAAACTCCTCAAACGATCGTCCCAAAGATTGTTCGCTGCCAGCTGAGTAATGTCAACTTTTGGTAATGTAAACTTCTGTTTGCTTCCATTGCTCATCACACCCTGACCACTCTCAATTGTACATTCCAACCAACTGCAGATATAAAAGCACTTAGGGGTGCATTCCAGTTTCAGTCTACATATGTAAGAGTTCGCCGCCCAGTATGGTTAAAATGATGGTCAACCCATACGTTATCGTGATTAGCATGCTCTACCTTGCTGCGGACGAGCATTTTCCGCTTCGTCTGAACACAACAACCCAAGGCTTGGCTGCAGTGACGGTGCAATCGTTTATCATAGTTTGCTGCCTCTTACAGTGTTGCATGGCCTTTTGATAAGCAGAAACGATCATCTGCGCAAGTTTCTGTACCGTCAGTGTGTGCGGTGAAAGACGCTCATGTTGCCCGTCTGCATGTATGTGTGCCCTAGTAGGGCGACATCATTTCCGGATATTAATCATAGCGTGTGTCAGGAACATCGTCCGACCATCTCGTCACGGGCGTTTTTTGGGCTTCGCACTGTCATCACAAAAACCTACGTGAAACCTATTCGAAGggttgcttttattttccaccaacGTAACAGCGGGTAGaatacattttatttaacCAAACGTACGTCTGGAAACACTTAATCCTATCACTGTGTAGGGAATTTTCTGTCTCATAAAACTGTTCATAAATCCTtgggaatttaattttaaataataaattttaaaatgctcATCTAACCTTGAGAGTTTTCGACCACCGACTGTTCCCATTCGATACAACGGGAAACccttaaaataattaaaactgaCTCACTCATTGGAAGCTTGAATATAAAACTACCCTACTTTACGCCACAAACGGGAGGTTAGGGGTGAAAATTCAGTTCTCCTACGCCCCTATCGCACCCCTTCCAGTCTGCTCCTGTCCATCGGCACATTTCCGGTCACGCAATCATTGACGTTATGGACGATTTATGCTTTCTTGATGGTTTGGAGGGTTGAAATTCTGTTTTTTCGGTGTTTGGGTTTTTGACAATTAACACACTTTTTGCTTATTTTCTGTATTTTCCGACGCATATGCGCATTTTCTATCATAATGGGAGTAGTCGGTGCTTCGGAGGGTTGAACGGCGGCTTTACATATCCCCATCGAACATGTGGGCGTTAagggtgtgtttgtgaaaaGCAAGGCCGTGGCCGTGATGTAAATTTAATTGTTTCGCAACCACGGCGATACAAGCTGTGGTCGTTGGAAAATGAGATATTCATAACGCAATACTAACAGAATTAATTAAAGCGGTTTGCGTTCCGTACGGCGTATGTTGAACATCGAAGTACTAGATTTTGTATAATCAGTTATAATCAATATCTTGTTTCATAAGGATTTGTTGAACTTTATCAACCCTTTGTTGCGTCCCTTTGTCACGCATCGTTCAATCAAACTGGCACTTTCACACACACTTTGCAATCATAATTACGAGCGTCATGCACACCGGCGTTGCGAAGTCCTACAAGGAGCAGCGAAACCGTCTTCAAATAGCTGTCTAAGTCTTCTGGTCCGTCTGGCAATCGTGGAATAACGTGGCAATCAGTCAACTGTGAAATAGGATAAATTGCAAGCTCAAACCGTTCTTTTCATCAGCCCAGCGATTGCACAATCACCCACCCGTTGATCCGTGCTACACCCGCACACCCACTCACACATAGGCAAAGGGTTGGCCAGTAGTGAATAGAGTAAACCCAATGGCAAACCTGTGACCGTAAACGTGCCGGCTCGTTTGGTCGGTCGGATCGGTGGTTTTCCATTCCGCGTAAACAGGTTCCTCTAGACAGGGTTGGCATAACGAGGAGGCAAAAGGTTCTAAATCCTGCCTCAAGTGGTAACGCGTGTGGCCAATACGCACTCGGTGGTTCTTCCTTAGCGAGAAATTCGAGATTCCTTCGTGCGTATGCCGTATACCGTACAGCAGGGTAGGCCGTGCGTCTGATGAAGCCGCTGAGCCGAGCCAATGAAAGCTCATTATTCTTTCCGTTAATTAGATTAGCAATAAGAGGCATGAATGCGAATGCCGTTCCCTCTGCGCCTTATCGCCCACTCTCCTCGCCGCAGAACCCGACGAACGGAACAGAGGAaggcttatttcatttacCGCGGGATTACGATTTTTTGCCATTGCTTCCACGCCAACTCCAACCACGAATCGAGGGGATGGGCTGGTTGGCATGTTTACAGAAcgtatttttcctttccagacGTGCTGGCGCACACGGCAAGCAGTCGCAGTTCGAATTGCTGAACGTCGTGCGAAATATGGATTTGGATGTGCCAAAACGAGCAGCTTTCGGTCCGTGGGAAGAAGGACACGTTTTTGGAAGAAGTTATTCAACTCTTATCAGGATAGTATTGTGCTTAAACTGTTTACGTTCTTAAAATTCTCAATAGCGAATGTACCAACTAAGCTTCCATCAAATCTCTACCACACAACGCAATCTGGTAATCAATATCCGATtggggaaacaaaaaaggatcgaATTGATTCGGAGCCAGACGCAATTACGTAAAGCGACTGCGTAACGGCACGGCTCACACGCACCACAGCTGTGTTCCAAGCCATCCATCAAAGCTTCTCCATTGCTGTCGTTCGACGAAATataggacacacacacacagagaaattCGTCACCACGgccaccaaaaaccgttgaTGGCCTATGGCGCCGGATTCAATAGCGAATGTCAAAGCCGACACATAATCTCCGCAGGTCGGCTTCGACCTTTCACAAGTCAAGAGGGCATTTGCAATGGAATCGCTGGTGAAAAGCTTTGCCGATTCAATATTGGTTTGCTTTCGAAGTGGGGGGCATAGTTTGTTGAACTCGGAAAACCGGAAAACTAACACTTTTGCAAGCTGTGGTAGTGGTCTTGCTTCGAACTAGGGCAGATCCCACTGGGTGTCGAGATtgataaattgctcaaaatgtAATAAGAGGGAATCGGTTTTATATTTGAATCCTTCTTTTGAAAAGTTTTTGAACCTCCACAACCGAAAGGCACACATGTTTGATGATTTGTGTATGACGGCTACGTTCTTTAGGGGCAAAAGACCACAGAGCAGAGTCCAAACAAACATTTCACATTTCTCGTCAAGTCATCGTTAAATAAATCGATCAACGGGcaggttgtttgttgtgtggaTGGGGTAataacacgcacacatacacgcatcGGAGGCTCCGCAGTCTATTCCCTGCACGGTAGGAAAATGCCAAACAGAAtgataatgtagttttatCAATATTTCAGAAAAAATTTATGAACTTTTATGCAATTTTCCGACCCTCGCACAAACACGCCCAATCACTGACAAGAAGTGACAACACCGCGCCAACGGGCGGCATCTTGAGCGTGAGCAAAAAACAGGGCGTCGAATATCTGAACCAGCCGTATGACGCACGACGCAAATCGCCCAGCGCCTTGGTAACGCTTTCGTCCTTCGGGTCGGTCACATTGTTGTATTGTGCACCTTCGCTGGGgtgtatttgttttgatttaacTCCGAAACGAACCCCATCAATGTCACGGACGAACGGCAAGCGATACGTAGAATTGTTTATGCAGTCgtaaggagggggggggggggttagtTTTTAAACCGAACGTTGCGTAATATGCACCGGCCTTTCATCAACAACTCGCTACAACTCGGTGGTTAAAGTGGTGTTTCGTTTTAAAGACTTTAATTCACTTCCTTTtgcaaccctttttttctaagCGGTTGAATGTCATCATTTCGTGTATTTGAAAGCTAGTCATTTCAATCAGTGGAAAGCACGGGCCTCGTACGTACTCATTACGCTGCTGTGGTTTTTATACGGGTCGCAGATTCGTCGGTTCAGATTAGAGACCCTTTTCCACACCAGGGCGAAAAAAACCGGCATCATCGGGCTCTTCATCGTGCTCAACTCATGGTTCGGGCCTTGGGATGGAGTAGCGTtttggtggtgtgcgtgaagTGTGTGATATTCTAATTAGAATTTCACAGCAATATCGGTGCCGAGGGAAAGCCACGACGGTATGCCTTCGTCAATAACTGGCATCTACAGCGAAATTTCGGTTCTATCTCACCGAAAAGCGTGACGCTGCGCACGAGAAGCA from Anopheles stephensi strain Indian chromosome 2, UCI_ANSTEP_V1.0, whole genome shotgun sequence includes the following:
- the LOC118502512 gene encoding uncharacterized protein LOC118502512, which produces MVFSRDRLLAKVAVTLVILAIVMDVQKQGANALRCHHCGWDTCGSHEELVECNLERVNQVHGHLQRLVNLTQYTQPPSSGEFACFELQLTNTHGNRSGTVKSCTLQSSKMCDLSDWKSVKVVGCNTCNDRDFCNGFNTLVPAKIDKGAGFSFSLYKSSSAAGPIKHLRRLWYSVLTVGLVVLFV